The Apostichopus japonicus isolate 1M-3 chromosome 20, ASM3797524v1, whole genome shotgun sequence genome contains a region encoding:
- the LOC139961662 gene encoding uncharacterized protein — protein sequence MMAPVNSFSIFHQVDQHLSSAFYYNKGSNLLCILSVYFLFLILVLSSPVSAQNHDGGYICNQDCSWEYYDKPTEQWTRKTCTLGNTEDNLESAAECPVYKTTHGSSSFPAKVENFSLTFYSKAKSDGKTTLCANVTFTLGREGIDLVTGIRFAIRGKTYQALNKNFCQYWKFESNLTPCAVSQGMCSVNDVERTFFYDCFCGLFPGYGTSPGGYLAAVDTLPKARDLVQEMKFFQVPACAELDENEYCGLSAKEMWHPLHLRLEQICDQPSLTITFDLPPVEIDVDKFTVYLYQEDQQEELDCSYSNEVGKIKYRFNEITDTFEECLFNQTFNLTFFNQSEGLNYNASYMIITKIQDRDKDRYYYPTPICSPTILIKPPPCDSNPCDINEICVPDCLNFTCQVIVEEEEYDDTEELQYNWNLIWITSGVSGLVLAIIFILLLVFRCYAIKAGANHMTDCNEISTVRLICNSNTHLQEFAFKLSINLENLVGCPVEVLTLTDPSDLQSWESDAINPRKNCFIMDNGLSILHFKEPYNGEITDDIVRTAVEKLPEASVDSTILIQFDFGDMFNPCYQEYTTYKLPSEWKQFLKELNPAADLTLVGDEDALLPSYQSIRNVIQENLCYKSVKKWMLSSEYDHEESVASVCNFSTVTSLDDEEVNGVVTSYHTVI from the exons ATGATGGCGCCTGTCAactcattttcaatttttcaccaAGTCGACCAACATTTAAGTTCCGCTTTTTACTATAATAAAG GAAGCAACCTTTTGTGCATTCTGTCAGTTTATTTCCTATTTCTAATACTCGTTTTATCATCTCCGGTTTCTGCTCAAAATCATGACGGTGGTTATATTTGCAACCAGGACTGTTCCTGGGAATATTACGAT AAACCCACAGAGCAATGGACCAGAAAAACTTGTACATTAGGGAATACTGAAGATAATTTGGAAAGTGCTG CTGAATGCCCGGTGTATAAAACAACGCATGGTTCAAGTTCTTTTCCAGCTAAGGTGGAGAATTTCAGTCTGACGTTTTACAGCAAAGCTAAAAGTGACGGGAAAACTACACTCTGTGCTAATGTCACATTCACTCTCGGAAGAGAAG GTATCGATCTGGTGACTGGGATACGGTTTGCCATACGCGGAAAGACATACCAAGCACTTAACAAGAATTTTTGCCAGTATTGGAAATTCGAGTCAAACCTTACACCGTGTGCGGTTAGTCAAGGCATGTGCTCGGTGAATGACGTG GAAAGGACCTTCTTCTATGATTGTTTCTGCGGCCTTTTCCCAGGGTACGGGACCAGCCCTGGAGGTTACCTCGCTGCGGTGGATACTTTACCAAAGGCTCGAGATTTGGtccaggaaatgaaattttTTCAAGTGCCAG CATGCGCTGAGCTGGACGAGAATGAGTATTGCGGACTCAGTGCGAAGG AAATGTGGCATCCACTGCATTTAAGACTGGAACAGATTTGTGACCAACCTAGTCTTacaataacctttgacctcccacCTGTGGAAATTGATGTCgataaatttactgtatatcTGTATCAGGAGGATCAGCAGGAGGAGCTGGATTGTTCCTATTCCaacgaagtgggaaaaataaagTACCGATTTAAT GAGATAACAGACACATTTGAAGAATGCCTTTTCAATCAAACTTTCAACCTCACCTTCTTCAACCAATCGGAGGGTTTGAATTATAATGCATCTTACATGATTATC ACCAAAATACAGGACAGAGACAAAGATAGATACTACTACCCAACTCCGATTTGTTCTCCCACTATCCTCATCAAACCTC CACCGTGTGACTCTAATCCATGTGATATCAACGAGATCTGCGTCCCTGATTGCTTAAACTTTACATGTCAAG TTATTGtcgaagaagaagaatatgATGATACAGAAGAGCTGCAGTACAACTGGAACCTTATTTGGATTACCTCAGGTGTATCAGGACTAGTATTAGCCATCATCTTTATCTTATTGTTAGTCTTTCGATGCTACGCAATTAAGGCTGGAGCGAACCACATGACAG ATTGCAATGAAATCTCTACAGTCAGACTGATTTGCAACTCCAATACACATCTGCAGGAATTTGCTTTTAAGCTGAGTATCAATTTGGAAAACCTAGTCGGGTGCCCAGTGGAGGTACTAACTTTGACAGATCCGTCAGATCTGCAGTCTTGGGAATCGGATGCTATCAACCCGCGAAAGAACTGTTTTATTATGGACAATGGTTTATCAATTCTTCATTTCAAGGAACCTTATAACGGTGAAATCACTGACGACATTGTACGTACAGCCGTGGAGAAGCTTCCAGAAGCCTCTGTCGATTCCACGATATTAATACAGTTTGATTTTGGGGATATGTTTAATCCCTGTTATCAGGAATATACTACCTACAAATTACCTAGTGAGTGGAAACAGTTTTTGAAAGAGTTGAATCCGGCTGCGGATTTAACTTTGGTGGGGGATGAAGATGCACTGTTACCATCCTACCAATCAATACGTAATGTCATACAAGAGAATCTTTGCTATAAAAGTGTAAAGAAGTGGATGCTATCCTCGGAATACGATCATGAAGAAAGTGTAGCGAGCGTTTGTAATTTCTCAACGGTCACCAGTTTAGATGATGAGGAGGTTAATGGTGTTGTAACATCGTACCATACCGTTATATAG